Proteins from a single region of Paenibacillus sp. BIHB 4019:
- a CDS encoding DNA ligase — MTMQLPSVPMAPITSSIIPEGPEWGYQIKWDGVRTLVRLDGLGRVELFGRRLEPRNHTFPEIVALLEPIRVGPCILDGEIAYFDGVRPNFQRAKLGARKRIPDDGLIFVMFDMINSNGEDIRKLPYKERFEKLKASFPEKTPRLFVTDLHFDGQALWNWLNEREWEGIISKRLDSPYMEGKKHQYWFKKRKEVRIVADVVGIKLRDGLVSSLVLRYENRYIGHVSGLDQASKQVLHQFMVDHPGECPFKELTPGMVKSDVVWLSVPFPARVTALEFTDSGLLRQPKLLGFGDKS, encoded by the coding sequence ATGACCATGCAGCTCCCTTCTGTCCCTATGGCTCCTATAACCTCTTCCATTATTCCCGAAGGCCCCGAATGGGGTTATCAAATTAAATGGGACGGCGTGCGCACTTTGGTCCGCTTAGATGGTTTAGGGAGGGTGGAACTATTCGGACGAAGGTTGGAGCCGCGTAATCATACTTTCCCGGAAATAGTGGCGTTATTAGAGCCGATCCGCGTTGGCCCTTGTATATTGGATGGAGAAATCGCCTATTTCGATGGGGTGCGCCCAAATTTTCAAAGAGCCAAGTTAGGGGCGCGAAAACGCATCCCCGATGATGGCCTTATTTTTGTAATGTTTGATATGATCAATTCGAATGGCGAGGACATTCGCAAACTCCCTTATAAAGAACGTTTTGAGAAACTGAAAGCCTCATTTCCAGAGAAAACGCCTCGACTATTTGTAACCGATTTGCATTTCGATGGACAAGCACTTTGGAATTGGCTGAATGAACGGGAATGGGAAGGAATTATTTCGAAAAGATTAGATAGCCCTTATATGGAGGGAAAAAAACATCAATATTGGTTTAAAAAACGCAAAGAAGTACGGATAGTCGCTGACGTCGTCGGCATAAAACTGCGGGATGGACTTGTTTCAAGCCTTGTCCTGCGATATGAAAATCGTTACATCGGGCATGTTTCGGGCTTGGATCAAGCATCCAAGCAAGTACTTCATCAGTTTATGGTAGATCACCCTGGGGAGTGCCCTTTTAAAGAGCTAACTCCTGGCATGGTAAAATCTGATGTTGTGTGGCTTTCAGTCCCCTTCCCAGCTCGTGTAACAGCTCTGGAATTTACTGATTCCGGACTACTTCGCCAGCCTAAGCTACTCGGATTTGGGGACAAATCATAA
- a CDS encoding accessory gene regulator B family protein: MIEYISRQIAISIKKADPQGNVSVNVMAYQLGYWLNPTAIIALSLGIGWITGAFLGTVMGMLAFCILRRYTGGFHFSSLTKCFIVSAALLSTIPHIVLNDAAVIALTMLSAILLLIFRRGGGVSLLLVLSNIYFKSDVIALAFLAQMFFVIIQQIGGVKGNETEISA, translated from the coding sequence ATGATTGAATACATTTCCAGACAAATAGCAATATCTATTAAAAAGGCTGATCCGCAGGGCAATGTATCTGTCAATGTAATGGCCTACCAATTGGGGTATTGGTTAAATCCAACGGCGATAATAGCACTATCTTTAGGCATTGGGTGGATTACTGGTGCTTTTCTCGGGACCGTAATGGGTATGCTTGCCTTTTGCATCTTGAGGCGTTATACAGGCGGTTTTCATTTTTCGTCATTAACCAAATGTTTTATCGTTTCTGCTGCTCTACTTTCAACAATCCCACATATTGTTTTGAATGATGCAGCAGTGATAGCCTTAACGATGTTAAGCGCAATTCTATTACTTATTTTTCGAAGGGGGGGCGGTGTTTCTTTACTCCTCGTATTATCAAATATATATTTTAAATCAGATGTAATCGCGCTTGCATTTTTGGCGCAGATGTTTTTTGTTATTATTCAACAGATTGGGGGTGTAAAAGGGAATGAAACAGAAATTAGCGCGTAA
- a CDS encoding accessory gene regulator B family protein translates to MVETISRRLAISIKSVVPEHPASVARLQYALSFILNALFIITGALLISFFTGRTSGVVAALISFAILRQVSGGIHLKSGTMCVIVSVGVATALSFTPNFPGKMLVIINLLNLLIVLMFSPTDIEKQSRIPKRYYPLLKLLSALIVCSNLLIESSIIALTLLVQCLTLILAKVVSTHAKKSSI, encoded by the coding sequence ATGGTGGAAACTATTTCGAGAAGACTAGCAATAAGCATTAAATCAGTCGTTCCGGAGCATCCAGCGTCGGTAGCTCGCTTGCAATACGCTTTGTCGTTTATCTTAAACGCTTTATTTATAATTACAGGTGCGCTGCTCATATCCTTTTTCACTGGGCGAACAAGCGGCGTTGTAGCAGCGTTGATATCATTTGCAATACTTAGGCAGGTATCCGGAGGCATACACCTAAAATCGGGCACAATGTGTGTCATAGTATCCGTAGGCGTGGCGACGGCATTGTCTTTCACGCCTAACTTTCCGGGAAAAATGTTGGTGATAATCAATCTCTTAAATCTATTGATTGTATTAATGTTTTCACCAACAGACATAGAAAAACAGTCTCGTATCCCAAAACGTTATTACCCACTACTTAAGCTTTTATCTGCCTTAATTGTATGTAGCAATCTGTTGATAGAATCGTCTATAATTGCATTAACTCTGCTTGTGCAGTGTTTGACTTTAATTCTGGCGAAGGTGGTGAGTACCCATGCTAAAAAATCTAGTATATAA
- the lexA gene encoding transcriptional repressor LexA, with product MSKASNRQQSILEFIKNEVREKGYPPSVREIGEAVGLASSSTVHGHLDRLEKKGLIRRDPTKPRAIEILDQEDVDGIIRPAVTHVPIVGKVTAGVPITATENIEEYFPISSHYVGDDDVFILNVIGESMIEAGIHNGDYVIVRQQQTATNGDIVVAMTENDEATVKTFYREKDHIRLQPENVTMEPIRLKNVTILGKVIGLFRDFH from the coding sequence TTGTCCAAAGCTTCCAATCGCCAGCAGTCGATCCTGGAATTTATAAAGAACGAAGTTCGCGAGAAGGGTTATCCGCCTTCCGTACGTGAAATTGGAGAAGCAGTTGGACTTGCTTCAAGCTCGACTGTACACGGTCATCTGGACCGTCTGGAGAAGAAAGGGCTTATCCGCCGCGATCCGACTAAACCTCGCGCTATCGAGATTTTGGATCAGGAAGATGTCGACGGAATTATCCGTCCTGCTGTTACCCATGTACCAATCGTAGGTAAAGTTACTGCAGGTGTGCCGATTACCGCTACTGAGAATATTGAAGAATATTTCCCCATCTCTTCCCATTACGTAGGAGATGATGATGTATTCATCCTTAATGTCATTGGCGAGAGCATGATTGAAGCCGGCATACATAACGGCGACTATGTTATTGTACGCCAGCAGCAGACCGCTACTAACGGTGATATTGTGGTCGCCATGACTGAGAACGATGAAGCAACAGTCAAAACCTTTTACCGCGAGAAGGATCATATCCGTCTCCAACCGGAAAATGTAACCATGGAACCTATCCGCCTGAAGAACGTTACGATTTTAGGCAAAGTCATCGGCTTGTTCCGTGATTTTCATTAA
- a CDS encoding restriction endonuclease yields MAKRRRKKEELDPVQAFVLLLMLGAGFGAYKLTNSFIFAGVAFGAVMLLYAIVAISIARKRNERLKRSGIAEIDKMEGRQFEKYLGHLLEAHGYKVTVTKAAGDFGADLVIAKGAQRVVVQAKRYSNNVGIKAVQEAQASIAHYSASEAWVISNSGYTEAAVTLTKSNAVRLIDRAELIEMILKINADRSIPTPHTNTEQNNTEKIIMKQIKNEVACAKCGQLLVRRKSARGEFLGCSSFPKCRHTEAV; encoded by the coding sequence ATGGCAAAACGTAGAAGGAAGAAAGAGGAGTTGGACCCGGTACAAGCATTTGTGCTGCTTCTTATGTTGGGTGCAGGTTTTGGGGCGTACAAGCTTACAAATTCTTTTATTTTTGCGGGTGTGGCATTTGGTGCGGTTATGTTGTTGTATGCAATTGTAGCGATATCAATTGCTCGCAAACGCAATGAACGCCTTAAGCGTTCCGGTATTGCAGAAATTGATAAGATGGAGGGCCGACAGTTCGAGAAGTATCTTGGACATCTTTTAGAGGCTCATGGCTACAAGGTAACGGTGACGAAGGCAGCAGGAGATTTCGGGGCAGATCTTGTTATAGCAAAAGGCGCACAAAGGGTGGTCGTTCAAGCTAAACGTTATAGTAATAATGTCGGGATTAAGGCTGTTCAAGAAGCACAGGCTTCTATCGCACATTATTCGGCAAGTGAGGCATGGGTCATTTCCAACAGTGGATATACAGAAGCTGCAGTCACATTAACAAAATCAAATGCCGTTCGGCTTATAGATCGAGCAGAGCTCATTGAAATGATTTTGAAGATCAATGCTGATAGATCAATTCCAACACCACATACCAACACAGAACAAAACAATACAGAGAAAATAATTATGAAGCAAATAAAAAATGAAGTAGCATGTGCAAAATGTGGCCAGCTATTAGTCCGTCGTAAAAGTGCGCGTGGGGAGTTTTTGGGTTGTTCAAGCTTTCCTAAATGTCGACATACCGAGGCAGTTTGA
- a CDS encoding Ku protein: MHTVWKGAISFGLVHVPVKMHSATEDKDISFRSLHKECGMPINYAKMCRHCNKEIVADEIVKGFEYEAGKFVIVKEEELDAIKPESAKTIQILDFVDLSEIDPIYFQKAYYLSPDMTGAGAYNLLLEAIQQTSKIGIAKISIRSKSSLAAVRVVGNCLCLETMFFPDEIRAISQVPNIPVQTTINDKELEMAKMLVEQLSEPFDPAKYTDDYRIALTELIQQKIAGQSVDVVSAPTAEGRTNVIDLMAALQASLDATKSAAIPPSAPSTKKKRTAKAKGNVS; encoded by the coding sequence ATGCATACCGTCTGGAAAGGTGCTATTAGCTTTGGTTTGGTGCACGTCCCCGTCAAAATGCACTCTGCGACGGAAGACAAGGATATATCATTCCGAAGTTTACATAAGGAATGTGGCATGCCGATTAATTACGCAAAAATGTGCCGCCACTGCAATAAAGAGATCGTCGCTGACGAAATTGTTAAGGGATTTGAATACGAGGCAGGTAAATTCGTGATCGTTAAAGAAGAAGAGCTTGATGCTATTAAACCCGAGTCCGCCAAAACCATTCAGATATTAGATTTCGTGGACTTATCTGAGATCGATCCGATCTATTTTCAAAAAGCCTATTACCTCTCCCCCGATATGACAGGAGCTGGAGCCTACAACCTATTATTAGAAGCAATCCAGCAGACTAGCAAGATAGGCATAGCCAAAATATCTATTCGCAGTAAAAGCAGCCTAGCAGCTGTAAGAGTAGTGGGAAACTGCTTATGTTTGGAAACGATGTTTTTTCCAGATGAGATTAGAGCCATTTCCCAGGTTCCTAACATACCTGTGCAAACAACGATTAACGACAAAGAGCTCGAAATGGCTAAGATGCTGGTAGAACAGCTCAGCGAACCGTTTGACCCTGCCAAATATACGGACGATTACCGTATCGCATTAACTGAATTGATTCAACAAAAAATAGCGGGACAGAGTGTTGATGTTGTATCTGCACCGACTGCTGAAGGACGGACCAATGTCATCGATCTGATGGCCGCGCTACAAGCAAGCTTGGATGCTACAAAATCAGCCGCCATACCTCCAAGCGCTCCCTCAACCAAGAAAAAGAGAACAGCCAAAGCAAAGGGTAACGTATCATGA
- a CDS encoding dipeptidyl aminopeptidase, with product MTTEILGQRVYGDVINGEQFDTFILSEVMLIDVFKPKKNYVVPRFYTVKGIFTVILTLDACKQIFIPLGFKSLDSNILVNIDHINYVKVERFGNTAFFEGGVTANVIGRKLHLVEHLIKND from the coding sequence ATGACAACAGAGATTTTGGGACAGCGGGTATACGGGGACGTAATAAATGGGGAGCAATTTGATACTTTCATTTTGTCTGAGGTCATGCTGATTGATGTCTTCAAACCTAAGAAAAACTATGTCGTACCGCGTTTTTACACAGTAAAAGGAATCTTTACAGTAATTCTAACGCTTGATGCTTGCAAACAAATATTTATACCTTTAGGTTTTAAGTCATTAGATAGCAACATTCTTGTCAACATCGACCACATTAATTATGTAAAGGTCGAGAGATTTGGAAACACCGCTTTTTTTGAAGGTGGAGTCACTGCAAATGTAATTGGTCGGAAACTTCATTTGGTGGAACATTTAATAAAAAATGACTGA
- a CDS encoding cyclic lactone autoinducer peptide has protein sequence MLKNLVYKLASLLDGAAVFSVRTASFLYVNQPETPEELLK, from the coding sequence ATGCTAAAAAATCTAGTATATAAATTGGCTTCATTATTGGACGGCGCGGCTGTTTTTTCAGTAAGAACAGCAAGCTTCCTCTATGTCAATCAGCCAGAAACCCCAGAAGAATTGTTGAAATAG